In a single window of the Williamwhitmania sp. genome:
- a CDS encoding RNA methyltransferase, which yields MVLTKHQITKLTALRQKKHRAEEGLFIAEGEKLILELLKAGLVAKEIYKVEGVTPPLIDSTPALVFKISSSEMKKISGLSSPSPALGVFHVPQYNSDLVAMQQKLIVAIDDLQDPGNLGTIIRLCLWFGIEDLICSTGTVDCYNSKVIQSSMGAIAKVRIHYKNLPLFLNEAKNSGLEIYGTFLGGESIYQASLSTSGVLVMGNEGNGISPEVACIIDRNITIPSFMSGNFGAESLNVATATAIVLSEFKRRIVNG from the coding sequence ATGGTGCTTACAAAACATCAAATTACAAAGCTTACTGCACTTCGCCAAAAGAAGCATAGGGCTGAAGAGGGATTGTTTATTGCCGAAGGGGAGAAACTCATTTTGGAGTTACTCAAGGCAGGACTTGTGGCCAAAGAAATTTATAAGGTTGAAGGTGTAACCCCTCCATTGATAGATTCTACACCAGCCCTGGTTTTTAAGATTTCGTCGAGCGAAATGAAAAAAATTTCAGGGCTTTCATCCCCCTCTCCCGCACTGGGTGTTTTCCATGTTCCACAGTATAATTCCGACCTAGTTGCTATGCAGCAAAAATTAATTGTTGCTATTGACGACCTTCAAGATCCGGGAAACCTAGGCACCATTATTCGGCTTTGCTTATGGTTTGGCATTGAAGACCTTATTTGCTCAACAGGAACGGTGGATTGCTACAACAGTAAGGTCATACAATCCAGCATGGGGGCTATCGCAAAGGTCCGAATTCACTATAAAAATCTTCCATTATTTTTAAATGAAGCAAAAAATAGCGGGCTGGAAATTTATGGCACCTTTTTGGGAGGAGAGAGTATTTACCAAGCATCGCTAAGCACCTCAGGAGTGCTGGTAATGGGAAACGAGGGAAATGGTATTTCGCCTGAGGTGGCATGCATTATTGACCGAAATATTACAATACCATCCTTTATGTCGGGAAATTTTGGAGCCGAATCGCTTAACGTAGCCACCGCTACAGCCATTGTGCTGTCCGAATTTAAGCGAAGAATTGTTAATGGCTAA